One region of Gossypium raimondii isolate GPD5lz chromosome 6, ASM2569854v1, whole genome shotgun sequence genomic DNA includes:
- the LOC105774429 gene encoding probable pectinesterase/pectinesterase inhibitor 12, giving the protein MASTISKLSIILHFTLFLSSALALNSISTTPLSSNLSSIRNFCQSTPYPDACFDSLKLSVSINISPSIINYLIQSLNSALSEAGKLTNLFSNGGNAKIVETQRGTMQDCKELHEITLSSLKKSVSRIQSGDSKKLGDARSYLSAALTNKNTCLEGLDSASGTLKPVLVKSLTSTYKHVSNSLSMIPKSGGGKKGHRNRRLLGFPSWLGRRARRILQSSDDEYDPSDVLTVAADGTGNFSTINDAINFAPNNSYDRIIIYVREGVYEENVEIPSYKTNIVLLGDGNDVTFITGSRSVRDGWTTFRSATVAVSGEGFLARDITIDNSAGPEKHQAVALRVNADFTALYRSSINGFQDTLYVHSFRQFYRECDISGTIDYIFGNAAVVFQACNIITRMPMPGQFTVITAQSRDSPDETTGISIQNCSILATVELYGNSSRFKSYLGRPWRMYSTTVYIESYIDDFINPSGWTKWSNDEGLDTLYYGEYDNYGPGSGTDSRVTWPGYHVMEYDVAYNFSVSELITGEAWLDSTAFPYDDGI; this is encoded by the exons ATGGCTTCCACCATTTCCAAACTCTCTATCATCCTCCATTTCACCCTCTTTTTATCTTCTGCTTTAGCTCTCAACTCTATTTCAACTACTCCCCTAAGCTCTAATCTCTCTTCCATACGAAATTTTTGCCAATCAACTCCATATCCAGATGCTTGTTTCGATTCACTGAAACTTTCCGTTTCAATCAATATCAGTCCCAGCATAATAAACTACCTCATTCAATCACTCAACTCTGCATTATCTGAAGCTGGAAAGCTCACAAACCTATTCTCCAATGGCGGAAATGCAAAAATTGTTGAAACACAGAGAGGGACAATGCAAGATTGCAAGGAACTACATGAAATCACACTATCTTCCTTGAAAAAATCAGTATCAAGAATCCAATCAGGTGATTCGAAGAAGCTAGGCGACGCAAGATCTTATCTAAGTGCAGCTCTCACAAACAAGAACACTTGTCTAGAAGGATTGGATTCGGCTTCTGGGACTTTGAAACCTGTTTTGGTGAAATCATTGACGAGTACTTACAAGCACGTGAGTAACTCCCTTTCAATGATTCCCAAATCGGGTGGTGGCAAAAAAGGCCATAGAAATCGTCGCCTGTTGGGGTTTCCGAGCTGGTTGGGACGGAGAGCTCGCCGGATTTTGCAGAGCAGCGACGATGAATACGATCCGAGTGACGTGCTCACTGTAGCTGCCGATGGAACAGGGAATTTCAGTACCATAAATGATGCTATAAACTTTGCTCCCAACAATAGTTATGACAGAATCATAATCTATGTTAGGGAAGGGGTTTATGAAGAAAATGTTGAAATCCCAAGCTATAAAACCAACATTGTTCTTCTCGGAGATGGAAATGATGTCACCTTCATTACTGGAAGCCGAAGCGTACGTGATGGCTGGACCACTTTCAGATCTGCAACTGTTG CGGTATCTGGCGAAGGCTTTTTGGCTCGGGATATAACAATCGACAACAGTGCAGGCCCTGAGAAGCACCAAGCAGTTGCATTAAGAGTAAACGCAGATTTCACCGCATTATATAGGTCTTCCATCAATGGTTTCCAGGACACATTATACGTCCACTCTTTTCGACAATTTTACCGTGAATGCGACATATCAGGCACCATAGATTACATCTTCGGGAACGCAGCTGTTGTTTTCCAAGCATGTAACATAATCACTCGAATGCCAATGCCCGGTCAGTTCACAGTAATTACAGCACAATCTCGAGACTCCCCGGACGAGACCACCGGGATTTCGATCCAAAACTGTTCGATTCTCGCCACGGTTGAACTGTATGGGAATTCAAGCCGCTTCAAAAGCTACCTAGGGAGGCCATGGAGGATGTATTCCACAACAGTTTATATTGAATCATatattgatgattttataaatccTAGTGGATGGACTAAGTGGTCCAACGATGAAGGCTTAGACACACTTTATTATGGAGAGTACGATAATTATGGGCCAGGTTCAGGGACGGATAGTCGAGTCACTTGGCCTGGATATCACGTAATGGAATATGATGTTGCTTATAACTTCAGTGTTTCGGAGTTAATTACCGGTGAAGCTTGGCTGGATTCTACTGCTTTCCCATATGATGATGGgatttga
- the LOC105774595 gene encoding DNA repair protein RAD51 homolog, with the protein MEQQRNPKMAQQQQQQEELDEMQHGPFPVEQLQASGIAALDVKKLKDAGLCTVESVAYTPRKDLLQIKGISEAKVDKIMEAASKLVPLGFTSASQLHAQRLEIIQITSGSSELDKILEGGIETGSITEIYGEFRSGKTQLCHTLCVTCQLPLDQGGGEGKAMYIDAEGTFRPQRLLQIAERFGLNGADVLENVAYARAYNTDHQSRLLLEAASMMVETRFALMIVDSATALYRTDFTGRGELSARQMHLAKFLRSLQKLADEFGVAVVITNQVVAQVDGSAIFAGPQIKPIGGNIMAHASTTRLAVRKGRGEERICKIISSPCLAEAEARFQISPGGVADVKD; encoded by the exons ATGGAGCAGCAGAGAAACCCAAAGATGGCTCAACAACAGCAGCAACAAGAGGAGCTTGACGAAATGCAGCACGGTCCCTTCCCTGTTGAGCAGCTTCAG GCATCGGGCATTGCAGCCCTGGACGTAAAGAAGCTCAAGGATGCTGGTCTTTGTACGGTTGAATCTGTTGCTTATACCCCAAGGAAAGATCTTCTTCAGATCAAAGGAATCAGTGAAGCTAAAGTTGACAAGATTATGGAAGCCG CTTCCAAATTGGTTCCCTTGGGCTTCACCAGTGCTAGCCAGCTCCATGCTCAAAGGTTGGAGATAATTCAGATAACATCTGGGTCAAGTgaacttgataaaattttggaaG GTGGAATCGAGACTGGGTCCATTACCGAGATATATGGTGAGTTCCGTTCGGGAAAGACACAGCTTTGTCACACATTATGTGTGACATGCCAA CTTCCATTAGATCAAGGAGGTGGTGAGGGAAAAGCAATGTACATTGATGCTGAAGGGACATTCAGACCACAAAGACTATTACAGATAGCGGAGAG GTTTGGACTGAATGGTGCTGATGTATTGGAGAACGTGGCCTATGCTAGAGCATATAACACTGACCATCAGTCTAGGCTTTTACTTGAAGCAGCTTCAATGATGGTGGAAACAAg GTTTGCGCTTATGATAGTTGATAGTGCTACTGCCCTCTATAGAACAGATTTTACTGGGAGGGGTGAACTCTCTGCCCGACAAATGCATCTTGCGAAGTTCCTCAGGAGCCTTCAGAAATTGGCAGATGAG TTTGGCGTGGCTGTTGTAATTACGAACCAAGTAGTTGCTCAAGTGGATGGTTCAGCAATCTTCGCCGGTCCTCAAATTAAGCCTATTGGTGGTAACATCATGGCTCATGCTTCCACAACAAG ACTGGCTGTTCGGAAGGGAAGAGGGGAGGAAcgtatttgtaaaataataagcTCACCTTGCTTGGCCGAGGCTGAAGCTCGATTTCAGATTTCTCCAGGAGGTGTAGCTGATGTTAAAGACTGA
- the LOC105773668 gene encoding conserved oligomeric Golgi complex subunit 3, with the protein MATNPAATPPNLPKSGAISKGYNFASTWEQNAPLTEQQQGAILMLSHAVAERPFPANLAQERTSGQDAGLSVSTKDNNFGDSGAIEAILVNTNQFYKWFTDLESAMRSETEEKYQHYVNTLTDRIQTCDDILRQVDETLDLFNELQMQHQAVATKTKTLHDACDRLVMEKQKLIEFAEALRSKLKYFDELENVTSNFYSPNMNVGNANFLPLLKRLDECISYVENNPQYAESSVYLLKFRQLQSRALGLIRSHVLSVLKRASSQVQTAIQSSGGNKASLSEGVEASVIYIRFKAAASELKPVLEEIESRASRKEYVHILAECHKLYCEQRLSLIKGIAHQRISEFAKKEGLPSLTRSGCAYLMQVCQLEHQLFDHFFPSSSEDVSSLAPLIDPLSTYLYDTLRPRLIHETNVDFLCELVDILKVEVLGEQLSRRSESLAGLRPTLERILADIHERLTFRARTHIRDEIANYIPFDEDLDYPAKLQHTADVKTETASADANPDVFKTWYPPLEKTVSILSKLYRCLESEVFTGLAQEALEVCSDSIQKASKLITKRSTPMEGQLFLIKHLLILREQIAPFDIEFSVTHKELDFSHVLEHLRRILRGQASLFDWTRSTSLARTLSPRVLESQVDAKKELEKSLKATCEEFIMAVTKQIVDPMLSFVTKVTAVKVALSSSTQNKKVDSVMAKPLKEQAFAAPEKVAELVQKVNSAIQQELPLVIAKMKLYLQNPSTRTILFKPIKTNIVEAHIQVQSLLKTEYSPDEKSTINMVNIQELEAQLDNLL; encoded by the exons atggCTACAAATCCAGCAGCAACACCTCCGAACCTCCCCAAATCTGGAGCCATTTCCAAAGGCTACAACTTCGCTTCTACTTGGGAACAG AATGCGCCTCTGACGGAGCAGCAGCAAGGAGCAATACTGATGCTATCTCATGCAGTTGCGGAAAGGCCGTTTCCGGCAAATTTG GCTCAAGAGCGAACCTCTGGGCAAGATGCTGGCTTGTCTGTTTCTACAAAGGATAACAATTTTGGAGATTCTGGAGCTATTGAGGCAATTTTGGTTAATACAAATCAG TTCTATAAATGGTTCACAGATCTTGAATCGGCCATGAGGTCCGAG ACTGAGGAGAAATATCAGCACTATGTTAATACTCTGACAGATCGCATACAGACTTGTGATGATATACTTCGACAA GTGGATGAGACCTTAGATCTTTTTAATGAACTACAGATGCAACACCAAGCAGTAGCAACAAAAACTAAAACTCTTCATGATGCCTGTGATCGATtg GTAATGGAGAAGCAAAAGCTGATTGAGTTTGCTGAAGCACTTCGCAGTAAGCTCAAGTATTTTGATGAGTTGGAGAAT GTTACTTCTAACTTTTATTCTCCAAACATGAATGTTGGGAATGCAAACTTTCTCCCACTTCTTAAACGGCTTGATGAGTGCATATC GTATGTTGAAAATAATCCACAATATGCAGAATCAAGTGTATATTTGCTAAAATTCCGTCAACTCCAG TCTCGAGCCCTGGGTCTGATCCGCTCCCATGTACTTTCTGTTCTCAAAAGGGCTTCTTCTCAG GTTCAGACAGCAATTCAGAGCAGTGGTGGCAACAAAGCATCTCTTTCTGAGGGTGTTGAGGCATCTGTAATTTATATCCGATTCAAGGCAGCTGCTAGTGAG CTTAAGCCAGTATTAGAAGAAATTGAAAGCAGAGCATCAAGGAAAGAATATGTTCATATTCTTGCAGAATGCCATAAATTGTACTGTGAACAGCGCCTTTCTTTG ATAAAAGGCATAGCGCATCAGCGAATATCTGAATTTGCCAAGAAAGAGGGTTTGCCTTCGTTGACTAGATCAGGATGTGCTTACCTAATGCAG GTCTGTCAACTTGAGCATCAACTCTTTGATCattttttcccttcttcttCAGAGGACGTTTCAAGTTTGGCACCATTAATAGATCCTCT GTCTACATACTTATATGATACATTGCGTCCAAGACTCATTCATGAAACAAATGTTGATTTTCTTTGTGAGCTGGTTGATATCCTCAAAGTTGAAGTCTTGGGAGAACAGCTTAGCCGAAGGAGTGAGTCATTGGCCGGATTACGCCCTACATTAGAAAGAATTTTGGCAGACATTCATGAACGCTTGACCTTTCGTGCTCGAACTCATATCCGTGATGAG ATTGCAAATTATATACCATTTGATGAAGACCTGGATTACCCTGCAAAGCTGCAGCATACTGCAGATGTGAAGACAGAAACTGCTTCT GCTGATGCAAATCCAGATGTGTTCAAAACTTGGTATCCACCATTAGAGAAAACTGTATCTATTCTTTCAAAATTGTATCGTTGTTTGGAATCAGAAGTCTTTACTGGCTTGGCGCAG GAAGCTTTAGAAGTTTGTTCTGACTCTATCCAA AAAGCAAGCAAACTAATTACAAAGAGATCAACACCAATGGAAGGACAGCTCTTCCTTATAAAGCATCTTCTGATATTAAGGGAACAG ATAGCACCATTTGACATAGAATTTTCCGTTACACACAAAGAACTTGATTTCTCTCATGTGCTG GAGCATCTGCGACGGATACTTAGAGGTCAGGCTTCATTATTTGACTGGACTAGATCAACATCATTAGCAAGGACCTTATCTCCCCGTGTTTTGGAAAGTCAAGTAGATGCCAAGAAG GAGCTGGAGAAAAGTTTAAAAGCAACTTGCGAGGAGTTTATTATGGCAGTCACTAAGCAAATTGTGGATCCTATGCTGTCATTTGTTACCAAG GTGACAGCCGTAAAAGTTGCATTATCTTCTAGTACTCAGAATAAAAAAGTAGACTCAGTTATGGCCAAGCCACTCAAAGAACAAGCCTTTGCTGCGCCAGAAAAGGTGGCTGAACTTGTGCAAAAG gTAAATTCAGCTATTCAGCAAGAACTTCCACTGGTGATAGCAAAGATGAAGCTTTATTTACAGAACCCATCGACAAGAACAATTCTTTTCAAACCAATTAA GACGAATATTGTGGAAGCCCATATTCAAGTTCAATCCCTTTTAAAAACCGAGTATTCTCCAGATGAAAAAAGCACCATCAACATGGTGAACATACAAGAACTGGAAGCACAACTCGACAATCTCCTCTAG